A region of Hippoglossus stenolepis isolate QCI-W04-F060 chromosome 7, HSTE1.2, whole genome shotgun sequence DNA encodes the following proteins:
- the lamp2 gene encoding lysosome-associated membrane glycoprotein 2 isoform X1, translated as MARFAAFVSLLAAGIVFQLSHGVEVNVTDKEGKLCLYANLMVNFSVSYPAGEKIDTVEFELPSEVTTNGSECGATSSTLKLNFGDGRSWSVNFTMDGNVYQADYITFSYNLSDTTVFPSSGSNETASVTVKSQITNVGVDTCYSCNSKDMILTDMVNMTLSSVLIQAFVSEGNKSENITSCSADQPVTSPPPTTQGTNATTPAPVTNATSTAPPPTTTPTPTLPPPNTGKYSVNSDNTTVCLLADFGLRISIKQGETYQEMNLEPNKTTASGSCGVNSSELQLVSSTMTIMLTFINDTAKFRLHAVNFTAKTGSGVDFNAVNTNLTLWEAAIGSSYMCNKEQNYTITNLLSFYTFNLRVQPFGIAKGVFNTAEECKTDVDSFLVPIAVGVALLVLIVIVLLAYFIGRKRNMSTGYESF; from the exons ATGGCCCGATTCGCTGCATTCGTTTCGCTCCTCGCCGCTGGGATCG tcttcCAGCTGTCACATGGCGTTGAAGTGAACGTCACAGACAAAGAGGGCAAGCTCTGCCTCTATGCCAACCTCATGGTCAACTTCTCAGTCTCGTATCCAGCTGGAGAGAAG ATTGACACAGTTGAGTTCGAACTTCCAAGTGAAGTCACAACCAATGGAAGTGAATGCGGCGCCACAAGCTCAACGCTGAAGCTTAATTTCGGAGACGGGCGCTCCTGGAGTGTGAACTTCACCATGGATGGAAATGTGTACCAGGCAGACTACATCACCTTTTCCTACAACCTCAGTGACACCACTGTCTTCCCTAGCTCTGGATCAAATG AAACTGCATCCGTGACCGTGAAGTCTCAGATTACAAACGTGGGTGTGGATACCTGCTACTCGTGCAACAGTAAAGACATGATACTTACTGATATGGTCAATATGACACTGTCCAGCGTGCTCATACAGGCTTTTGTGAGTGAAGGCAACAAGAGTGAAAATA TAACATCTTGTAGTGCGGATCAACCCGTAACCTCTCCTCCCCCGACCACTCAAGGCACCAATGCAACCACCCCAGCTCCTGTCACAAACGCCACTTCCACTGCCCCTCCTCCTACCACCACCCCAACgcccaccctccctcctcccaacACTGGGAAGTACAGCGTCAACTCGGACAACACCACAGTCTGCCTGTTGGCCGACTTTGGCCTGCGGATCAGTATCAAGCAAGGAGAG ACGTATCAGGAGATGAACCTCGAACCCAACAAGACCACGGCATCTGGATCGTGTGGAGTCAACAGCAGCGAGCTGCAGTTGGTGTCAAGCACTATGACCATCATGTTGACCTTCATTAAT gACACAGCAAAGTTCCGCCTGCATGCCGTCAACTTCACCGCAAAGACGGGCTCTG GTGTGGACTTTAATGCGGTGAACACCAACCTGACTCTATGGGAGGCGGCCATCGGCAGCTCCTACATGTGCAACAAGGAGCAGAACTACACCATCACCAACCTGCTCAGCTTCTACACCTTCAACCTGCGAGTGCAGCCCTTTGGAATCGCAAAGGGGGTTTTCAATACAG CTGAGGAATGCAAGACCGATGTGGACAGCTTCCTTGTTCCCATAGCTGTCGGAGTTGCCCTGCTTGTTCTCATTGTTATCGTTCTTCTGGCCTATTTCAtcgggagaaagagaaacatgtcCACCGGCTACGAGTCTTTCTAG
- the lamp2 gene encoding lysosome-associated membrane glycoprotein 2 isoform X3, protein MARFAAFVSLLAAGIVFQLSHGVEVNVTDKEGKLCLYANLMVNFSVSYPAGEKIDTVEFELPSEVTTNGSECGATSSTLKLNFGDGRSWSVNFTMDGNVYQADYITFSYNLSDTTVFPSSGSNETASVTVKSQITNVGVDTCYSCNSKDMILTDMVNMTLSSVLIQAFVSEGNKSENITSCSADQPVTSPPPTTQGTNATTPAPVTNATSTAPPPTTTPTPTLPPPNTGKYSVNSDNTTVCLLADFGLRISIKQGETYQEMNLEPNKTTASGSCGVNSSELQLVSSTMTIMLTFINDTAKFRLHAVNFTAKTGSGVDFNAVNTNLTLWEAAIGSSYMCNKEQNYTITNLLSFYTFNLRVQPFGIAKGVFNTAHECSLDDTSILIPIIVGAALAGLILIVVVAYVIGRRKTYVGYQTL, encoded by the exons ATGGCCCGATTCGCTGCATTCGTTTCGCTCCTCGCCGCTGGGATCG tcttcCAGCTGTCACATGGCGTTGAAGTGAACGTCACAGACAAAGAGGGCAAGCTCTGCCTCTATGCCAACCTCATGGTCAACTTCTCAGTCTCGTATCCAGCTGGAGAGAAG ATTGACACAGTTGAGTTCGAACTTCCAAGTGAAGTCACAACCAATGGAAGTGAATGCGGCGCCACAAGCTCAACGCTGAAGCTTAATTTCGGAGACGGGCGCTCCTGGAGTGTGAACTTCACCATGGATGGAAATGTGTACCAGGCAGACTACATCACCTTTTCCTACAACCTCAGTGACACCACTGTCTTCCCTAGCTCTGGATCAAATG AAACTGCATCCGTGACCGTGAAGTCTCAGATTACAAACGTGGGTGTGGATACCTGCTACTCGTGCAACAGTAAAGACATGATACTTACTGATATGGTCAATATGACACTGTCCAGCGTGCTCATACAGGCTTTTGTGAGTGAAGGCAACAAGAGTGAAAATA TAACATCTTGTAGTGCGGATCAACCCGTAACCTCTCCTCCCCCGACCACTCAAGGCACCAATGCAACCACCCCAGCTCCTGTCACAAACGCCACTTCCACTGCCCCTCCTCCTACCACCACCCCAACgcccaccctccctcctcccaacACTGGGAAGTACAGCGTCAACTCGGACAACACCACAGTCTGCCTGTTGGCCGACTTTGGCCTGCGGATCAGTATCAAGCAAGGAGAG ACGTATCAGGAGATGAACCTCGAACCCAACAAGACCACGGCATCTGGATCGTGTGGAGTCAACAGCAGCGAGCTGCAGTTGGTGTCAAGCACTATGACCATCATGTTGACCTTCATTAAT gACACAGCAAAGTTCCGCCTGCATGCCGTCAACTTCACCGCAAAGACGGGCTCTG GTGTGGACTTTAATGCGGTGAACACCAACCTGACTCTATGGGAGGCGGCCATCGGCAGCTCCTACATGTGCAACAAGGAGCAGAACTACACCATCACCAACCTGCTCAGCTTCTACACCTTCAACCTGCGAGTGCAGCCCTTTGGAATCGCAAAGGGGGTTTTCAATACAG CCCATGAATGTTCATTGGATGACACCAGCATCTTAATCCCAATCATTGTTGGCGCTGCTCTGGCTGGCTTGATTCTCATTGTAGTGGTCGCTTACGTGATTGGTCGAAGAAAGACTTATGTCGGATATCAGACCCTTTAA